Proteins encoded by one window of Salarias fasciatus chromosome 1, fSalaFa1.1, whole genome shotgun sequence:
- the cry5 gene encoding cryptochrome circadian regulator 5 has product MAHTCIHWFRKGLRLHDNPALLAALRDCKVLYPLFIVDPDCTYGGNNRKRFLLGALKDLDCSLRKLNSRLFVVTGKPEEVFPKLFKEWNVTKLTYEYDTEPYSLNRDSKVTALAKEHGVEVFYKVSHTLYDMDRIIEENNGKTPLTYKSFQGIVKRLGPPKKPIPAPVLGDMKDVKTPCSEKHDEKYGIPTLEDVGVDDTSLSEELFPGGEQEALRRLDEHMSRTGWVCNFEKPQTSPNSLSPSTTVLSPYVAFGCLSARTFWWRLSDVYRGKKHSDPPVSLHGQLLWREFFYTASVGIPNFNKMVGNHVCTQVDWDTNAEYLAAWREARTGFPFIDAIMTQLRREGWIHHLARHAVACFLTRGDLWISWEEGQKVFEDYLLDHDWALNAGNWQWLSASTFFHQFYRVYSPVAFGKKTDKRGDYIKKYLPVLKKFPEQYIYEPWKAPLSVQRAAGCIVGQDYPRPIVEHEVISKTNIQRMKQAYAKSSQNKSESPIKKTASSESPVKNKGVKRKMTSIADMLVKKKSKGEVS; this is encoded by the exons ATGGCTCACACATGCATCCACTGGTTCCGTAAGGGACTCAGGTTGCACGACAACCCTGCGCTGCTGGCGGCTCTGAGAGACTGTAAGGTGCTCTACCCCTTGTTCATCGTGGATCCAGACTGTACCTATGGGGGCAACAACCGCAAGAGGTTCCTCTTGGGAGCCCTCAAAGACCTCGACTGCAGTCTCCGGAAACTTAACTCCAG GCTGTTCGTTGTGACGGGAAAGCCAGAGGAAGTGTTCCCCAAGCTGTTCAAAGAGTGGAATGTAACCAAACTGACCTACGAGTACGACACGGAGCCCTACAGTCTGAACCGGGACAGCAAAGTGACTGCACTGGCCAAAGAACATGGTGTCGAAGTCTTCTACAAAGTCTCCCACACGCTTTATGATATGGACAG GATTATTGAGGAGAACAATGGGAAGACTCCACTTACTTACAAGAGTTTTCAAGGCATAGTCAAGAGGCTTGGCCCACCGAAGAAGCCGATTCCTGCTCCAGTCTTGGGCGACATGAAAG ATGTGAAGACACCTTGTTCAGAAAAGCATGACGAGAAGTATGGGATTCCTACACTTGAGGATGTTGGCGTAGACGATACTTCACTCTCAGAGGAGCTTTTTCCAGGAGGAGAGCAAGAGGCTCTCAGAAGGctggatgaacacatgagcagaACG GGGTGGGTCTGTAACTTTGAGAAGCCTCAGACATCTCCGAACTCCCTGAGCCCCAGCACCACAGTTCTCAGTCCATACGTGGCCTTTGGCTGCCTGTCGGCCCGAACCTTCTGGTGGAGGCTCAGTGACGTCTATCGAGGG aaaaagcACTCCGATCCTCCAGTTTCCCTGCATGGCCAGTTGCTCTGGAGAGAATTCTTCTACACTGCCAGCGTGGGTATCCCTAATTTCAACAAGATGGTGGGCAACCATGTGTGCACTCAAGTGGACTGGGACACAAACGCTGAATATCTGGCTGCATGGAGAGAG GCTCGGACTGGTTTCCCCTTCATTGATGCCATCATGACTCAGCTGAGACGAGAGGGCTGGATCCACCATCTCGCCAGACACGCCGTCGCTTGTTTCCTCACCAGGGGAGATCTGTGGATCAGTTGGGAAGAGGGCCAGAAG GTGTTTGAGGACTATCTGTTAGACCACGACTGGGCTCTGAATGCTGGAAACTGGCAGTGGCTCTCAGCAAGCACCTTCTTCCACCAGTTTTACAGGGTTTACTCCCCTGTCGCTTTTGGGAAGAAGACAGACAAACGTGGAGACTACATCAA aaagtaccttcctgttttaaagaAGTTCCCAGAACAGTACATCTATGAGCCTTGGAAAGCTCCTCTGAGTGTCCAACGGGCAGCAGGGTGCATTGTGGGTCAAGACTACCCACGTCCCATTGTAGAGCATGAGGTGATAAGTAAGACAAACATTCAGAGGATGAAGCAGGCTTATGCAAAGTCATCCCAAAACAAGTCCGAGTCCCCCATCAAAAAGACGGCCAGCTCAGAATCCCCCGTCAAAAATAAAG GTGTGAAGCGCAAGATGACGTCTATCGCTGACATGCTTGTGAAGAAAAAGAGCAAAGGCGAGGTGTCATAA